In one Myxococcaceae bacterium JPH2 genomic region, the following are encoded:
- a CDS encoding LysR family transcriptional regulator, with product MALTPLNALAVFVTVARRSSFTQAAQELGVSSSAVSQSVRQLEEKVGQALLARTTRSVSLTEAGRRLLDGAAPGLQAALAALENLGAEANEVAGTLRLSVPTLSLPIVVEPVLPAFVAAHPHVRVDVSVEDRFVDIVAQGFDAGVRLAESVDQDMVHVRLTPPFRFLIVGSPEYLRRHGTPKSPRDLEKHACLGYRSPTTGLPYHWELERGRRELRVPVKGPLISDSTQFLVNMAAAGMGLTYVAELSAGPLLRSAAVRPVLEAWAPSVPGLFLYFPNRARASPALRAFIEMARQVLPPP from the coding sequence ATGGCCCTCACCCCGCTCAATGCCCTGGCCGTCTTCGTCACCGTCGCGCGGCGGAGCAGCTTCACGCAGGCCGCCCAGGAGCTGGGCGTGTCCTCGTCCGCGGTGAGCCAGTCCGTGCGGCAGCTCGAGGAGAAGGTCGGGCAGGCCCTGCTGGCTCGCACGACGCGGAGCGTGTCGCTGACGGAGGCCGGTCGTCGGCTGCTGGACGGCGCGGCCCCCGGACTCCAGGCCGCGCTGGCGGCGCTCGAGAACCTGGGCGCGGAGGCGAACGAGGTGGCGGGCACGCTGCGGCTGTCGGTGCCCACGCTGTCTCTTCCCATCGTGGTGGAGCCCGTGCTGCCCGCGTTCGTCGCCGCGCATCCGCATGTCCGCGTCGATGTGTCCGTGGAGGATCGCTTCGTGGACATCGTCGCGCAGGGGTTCGACGCGGGCGTGCGCCTGGCGGAGTCGGTGGACCAGGACATGGTCCACGTGCGGCTCACGCCTCCTTTCCGTTTCCTCATCGTCGGCTCGCCCGAGTACCTGCGACGCCACGGCACGCCCAAGTCCCCTCGGGACCTGGAGAAGCACGCGTGCCTGGGCTACCGCTCTCCGACCACGGGACTGCCGTACCACTGGGAGCTGGAGCGCGGCCGGCGCGAGCTGCGCGTTCCCGTGAAGGGGCCGCTCATCTCGGACAGCACGCAGTTCCTCGTCAACATGGCCGCCGCGGGCATGGGCCTCACCTATGTCGCGGAGCTGAGCGCCGGACCGTTGCTCCGGAGCGCCGCGGTGAGGCCCGTGCTGGAGGCGTGGGCCCCCTCCGTGCCTGGGCTGTTCCTCTACTTCCCGAATCGGGCTCGCGCGTCTCCGGCTTTGCGCGCGTTCATCGAGATGGCTCGACAGGTTCTTCCGCCCCCTTGA
- a CDS encoding aldo/keto reductase, which produces MTTTSRIDSLSRYHLLGRSGLRVSPLCLGTMTFGTEWGWGSPKETAHQILARYLEAGGNFLDTADGYTQGTSEQLIGDYFKKAGGRDNAVIATKFTVNTSPGDPNAGGNGRKNIYRALEGSLKRLQTDYVDLYWLHAWDGMTPVEEVMSTLTALVREGKVRYIGFSDVPAWYFARAQTLAEREGLERISALQLEYSLVERNIEREHIPAALALGAGVTPWSPLASGLLSGKYTREGTQAKGEGRLPSVSSSNNPGFTKLFTERNWAIVDTLREVARELDKPVAQVALAWVTRRPGVSSTIIGATRLEQLEANLHALDVVIPPELSARLEAASRPELIHPYIFFQNEFFTRGMFTGGTQVSAEPAWFR; this is translated from the coding sequence ATGACGACGACTTCCCGAATCGACTCCCTGTCCCGCTACCACCTGCTGGGCCGCAGCGGCCTGCGCGTGAGCCCCCTGTGCCTGGGCACCATGACCTTTGGCACCGAGTGGGGCTGGGGCAGCCCGAAGGAGACGGCCCATCAAATCCTCGCTCGCTACCTGGAGGCGGGCGGCAACTTCCTCGACACCGCGGATGGCTACACGCAGGGCACCAGCGAGCAGCTCATCGGCGACTACTTCAAGAAGGCGGGCGGCCGCGACAACGCCGTCATCGCGACGAAGTTCACGGTGAACACCTCGCCGGGCGACCCGAACGCGGGCGGCAACGGCCGCAAGAACATCTACCGCGCGCTGGAGGGCTCGCTGAAGCGCCTGCAGACGGACTACGTGGACCTCTACTGGCTGCACGCGTGGGACGGCATGACGCCGGTGGAGGAGGTGATGTCCACGCTCACCGCGCTCGTGCGCGAGGGCAAGGTCCGCTACATCGGCTTCTCGGACGTGCCGGCGTGGTACTTCGCCCGCGCGCAGACGCTGGCCGAGCGCGAGGGCCTGGAGCGCATCTCCGCGCTGCAGCTGGAGTACTCGCTGGTCGAGCGCAACATCGAGCGCGAGCACATCCCCGCCGCCCTGGCGCTGGGCGCGGGCGTGACGCCGTGGAGCCCGCTGGCCTCGGGCCTGCTCTCGGGCAAGTACACGCGAGAGGGAACGCAGGCGAAGGGCGAAGGGCGACTGCCCTCCGTGTCGTCCTCGAACAACCCGGGCTTCACCAAGCTCTTCACCGAGCGCAACTGGGCCATCGTGGACACGCTGCGCGAGGTGGCTCGTGAGCTGGACAAGCCCGTGGCGCAGGTGGCGCTCGCGTGGGTGACGCGCCGGCCGGGCGTGTCGTCCACCATCATCGGCGCCACGCGCCTGGAGCAGCTCGAGGCGAACCTGCACGCGCTCGACGTGGTGATTCCGCCCGAGCTCTCCGCGCGCCTGGAGGCCGCGAGCCGCCCGGAACTGATCCACCCGTACATCTTCTTCCAGAACGAGTTCTTCACGCGCGGCATGTTCACGGGCGGCACGCAGGTGAGCGCCGAGCCCGCGTGGTTCCGCTAA
- a CDS encoding insulinase family protein, with product MKTSAIASLSLTTLLSLAGCATTPKAAPEAPAPTAPQAAAAPATPPTLPAVPLKEPKPMELVVQAHPDTPIVSLRLVFHSGSVDDPKGKEGLTALTAQLLAEGGTQKLTAAQLLEVLYPMAAELEVRPDKEFTTLTGRVHKDFLPRFLDLFTDVLLAPRFDPAEFERLRANALNAVRNGLRSENDEALGKVGLDSLLYAQHPYGHYVGGTVQGLQSLTLEDVKAQAQRVFTQDRLVIGLAGAVDESLQRTITTRLGGLPATGAPRVALPPVSTEGGRVLILQKPALSTAVSMGSAIPLRRGDPDFFSVAFAMSYLGEHRQFIGVLFNELREKRGLNYGDYTYAEHFSEDPGTTYHRPNIARTQQDLTLWLRPVVPANALFATRGAMYFLQRLVTQDIPQDRFDISRGFLQGYTRLWEQTDQRRLGYAIDSLYYGTPHFLEQYREALAKMTPASVHAAVSKFVHPEGLNYVFVTEDAQGLAQALRSGQPSPITYASPKAPELLQLDQTLVSLPLPVRPDAIRVVPVAEFMEK from the coding sequence ATGAAGACATCCGCCATCGCATCCCTCTCGCTCACCACCCTCCTGTCCCTCGCGGGCTGCGCCACCACGCCCAAGGCCGCGCCCGAGGCGCCCGCCCCCACCGCGCCGCAAGCCGCGGCCGCGCCGGCCACGCCTCCGACGCTGCCCGCCGTGCCGCTGAAGGAGCCCAAGCCGATGGAGCTGGTGGTGCAGGCGCACCCGGACACGCCCATCGTCAGCCTGCGGCTCGTCTTCCACTCCGGCTCCGTGGACGACCCGAAGGGCAAGGAGGGCCTCACCGCCCTCACGGCGCAGCTGCTCGCCGAGGGCGGCACGCAGAAGCTCACCGCCGCGCAGCTCCTCGAAGTCCTCTACCCCATGGCCGCCGAGCTGGAGGTGCGCCCCGACAAGGAGTTCACCACCCTCACGGGCCGCGTCCACAAGGACTTCCTGCCACGCTTCCTCGACCTGTTCACCGACGTGCTGCTCGCGCCGCGCTTCGACCCCGCGGAGTTCGAGCGACTGCGCGCCAACGCGCTCAATGCCGTGCGCAACGGCCTGCGCAGCGAGAACGATGAGGCGCTCGGCAAGGTGGGCCTCGACTCGCTCCTGTACGCGCAGCACCCGTATGGGCACTACGTCGGTGGCACCGTGCAGGGCCTCCAGTCCCTCACCCTGGAGGACGTGAAGGCCCAGGCCCAGCGCGTCTTCACGCAGGACCGGCTCGTCATCGGGCTCGCGGGCGCGGTGGACGAGTCGCTCCAGCGCACCATCACCACGCGGCTCGGCGGACTGCCCGCCACGGGCGCGCCTCGCGTCGCCCTCCCGCCGGTGTCCACCGAGGGGGGCCGCGTGCTCATCCTCCAGAAGCCCGCGCTCTCCACCGCCGTCTCGATGGGCTCCGCCATCCCGCTGCGCCGGGGAGACCCGGACTTCTTCTCGGTGGCCTTCGCGATGTCGTATCTCGGCGAGCACCGCCAGTTCATCGGCGTGCTCTTCAACGAGCTTCGCGAGAAGCGGGGCCTCAACTACGGCGACTACACCTACGCCGAGCACTTCAGCGAGGACCCGGGCACGACGTACCACCGGCCCAACATCGCGCGCACGCAGCAGGACCTGACGCTGTGGCTGCGGCCCGTGGTGCCCGCCAACGCGCTGTTCGCCACGCGCGGCGCCATGTACTTCCTGCAGCGGCTCGTGACGCAGGACATTCCTCAGGACCGCTTCGACATCAGCCGCGGCTTCCTCCAGGGCTACACGCGCCTGTGGGAGCAGACGGATCAGCGCCGCCTCGGCTACGCCATCGACTCGCTCTACTACGGCACGCCGCACTTCCTGGAGCAGTACCGCGAGGCGCTGGCGAAGATGACGCCCGCGTCCGTGCACGCCGCCGTCAGCAAGTTCGTGCACCCGGAGGGGCTCAACTACGTCTTCGTCACCGAGGACGCGCAGGGACTCGCGCAGGCCCTGCGCTCGGGCCAGCCGTCGCCCATCACCTACGCCTCGCCCAAGGCCCCCGAGCTGCTCCAGCTCGACCAGACCCTCGTCTCCCTGCCGTTGCCCGTGCGTCCGGACGCCATCCGCGTCGTCCCGGTCGCCGAGTTCATGGAGAAGTGA
- a CDS encoding insulinase family protein yields MTRLVALLLLLLAPALPAEAQQDTSRFFPYTLKTTRLPNGLTVVRVPFNSPGIVAYATAMRVGSRNEVEPGKTGFAHFFEHMMFKGTKSNPEGQRERVLGSFGFDDNAFTSDDITVYHSYGPTAGLPQLIALEADRFRNLEYSEPSFQTEALAVLGEYHKNAANPGLKMEEELFGTAFTQHTYRHTTLGFYDDIKAMPKEYAYSRTFFERWYTPDNALIFIVGDFNDDQVMAAVRENYGAWNRKSTPVTIPAEPPQKTQRSVHVDWPQPTQPRHQLGWHTPASNPNTPDAAIQAMLAEYLVGKTSPAYKELVLDKQLVESIDSRPSPHRDPTLFILDATLQDEKHRAAVDATLRREVKALASGKVDAARVKAIQDNLRYGSVMNQQTAQDVAIDLAVYAGILGTPDALASYLKQLSVVTPKQLVAFAGKYLVDSNLTVLTLTPKAPAGGTP; encoded by the coding sequence ATGACACGCCTCGTTGCCCTGCTGCTGCTCCTGCTGGCCCCGGCACTCCCTGCCGAGGCCCAGCAAGACACCTCCCGCTTCTTCCCCTACACCCTCAAGACGACCCGCCTGCCCAACGGCCTCACCGTGGTGCGCGTGCCGTTCAACTCGCCCGGCATCGTCGCGTACGCCACCGCCATGCGCGTGGGCTCGCGCAACGAGGTGGAGCCCGGCAAGACGGGCTTCGCGCACTTCTTCGAGCACATGATGTTCAAGGGCACGAAGTCCAACCCCGAGGGCCAGCGCGAGCGCGTCCTCGGCAGCTTCGGCTTCGACGACAACGCCTTCACGAGCGACGACATCACCGTCTACCACTCGTATGGGCCGACCGCGGGCCTGCCCCAGCTCATCGCGCTCGAGGCCGACCGCTTCCGCAACCTCGAGTACTCCGAGCCGTCCTTCCAGACCGAGGCGCTCGCCGTGCTCGGCGAGTACCACAAGAACGCCGCCAACCCCGGTCTCAAGATGGAAGAGGAGCTCTTCGGCACCGCCTTCACCCAGCACACGTACCGGCACACCACGCTCGGCTTCTACGACGACATCAAGGCCATGCCGAAGGAGTACGCCTACAGCCGCACCTTCTTCGAGCGCTGGTACACCCCCGACAACGCCCTCATCTTCATCGTCGGTGACTTCAACGACGATCAGGTCATGGCCGCCGTGCGCGAGAACTATGGCGCGTGGAACCGCAAGTCCACGCCCGTCACCATCCCCGCCGAGCCTCCGCAGAAGACGCAGCGCTCCGTCCACGTCGACTGGCCGCAGCCCACGCAGCCGCGCCATCAGCTCGGCTGGCACACGCCCGCGTCCAACCCCAACACGCCCGACGCCGCCATCCAGGCGATGCTCGCCGAGTACCTCGTGGGCAAGACGAGCCCCGCGTACAAGGAGCTCGTGCTCGACAAGCAGCTCGTCGAGTCCATCGACTCGCGCCCGTCGCCGCACCGCGACCCCACCCTCTTCATCCTCGACGCCACCCTCCAGGACGAGAAGCACCGCGCCGCCGTGGACGCCACGCTCCGGCGCGAGGTGAAGGCGCTCGCCTCCGGCAAGGTGGACGCCGCGCGCGTGAAGGCCATCCAGGACAACCTGCGCTACGGCAGCGTGATGAACCAGCAGACCGCGCAGGACGTGGCCATCGACCTGGCCGTGTACGCCGGCATCCTCGGCACGCCCGACGCGCTCGCCAGCTACCTGAAGCAGCTCTCTGTCGTGACTCCGAAGCAGCTCGTGGCCTTCGCGGGCAAGTACCTCGTGGACTCCAACCTCACCGTCCTCACCCTCACCCCCAAGGCCCCCGCCGGAGGGACGCCGTGA
- a CDS encoding AraC family transcriptional regulator — protein sequence MDALSQFIQLTRPQASLDLRCRFQGPISVPHDQAQGGQVLFHLVLAGSCLMKTVGRTIPLHAGDFILFPRGHAHTLQIPARTANAPAYKPRDGHDGMLPLRQTGRGVAEVDLLCGRFVHEPGSTTLLVRTLPDPLHVSLRESASFPALQAVIELMRQEADGRAPGALAIVTSLSQALLTLALRVHGQHQNAAPGTLTLLSDAYLGPSVQAMLTAPERAWTIDALADLAAMSRATYARHFKARANMTMWEFLTLVRMTLACEHLRHSRDNVGEIGERVGYQSEAAFGKTFKQKLGMTPAQYRRALNDSAQQPMRARLSP from the coding sequence ATGGATGCCCTCAGCCAATTCATCCAGCTCACCCGGCCACAAGCCAGCCTCGACCTGCGGTGCCGGTTTCAAGGCCCCATCTCTGTTCCGCATGACCAGGCCCAGGGCGGACAAGTGCTGTTCCATCTCGTGCTGGCCGGAAGCTGCTTGATGAAAACAGTCGGCCGCACAATCCCCCTCCACGCAGGTGACTTCATCCTCTTCCCGCGCGGTCACGCGCACACCCTCCAGATTCCGGCGCGTACCGCCAACGCGCCTGCCTACAAGCCTCGCGATGGGCACGACGGCATGCTGCCGCTGCGGCAGACCGGCCGAGGTGTGGCCGAGGTTGACCTGCTCTGCGGCCGCTTCGTACACGAGCCAGGCTCGACCACGCTGCTCGTGCGCACCCTGCCCGACCCACTGCATGTGTCATTGCGCGAGAGTGCCTCGTTTCCAGCGCTGCAAGCGGTCATCGAACTCATGCGCCAGGAGGCAGACGGACGAGCTCCCGGCGCACTAGCGATTGTCACGTCGCTGAGCCAGGCATTGTTGACGCTGGCGCTTCGAGTCCATGGCCAGCACCAGAATGCAGCACCCGGCACGCTGACGCTCCTGTCGGATGCGTACCTGGGCCCCTCCGTGCAGGCCATGCTCACAGCGCCTGAGCGCGCATGGACCATCGATGCGCTCGCCGACCTGGCTGCCATGTCTCGCGCCACCTACGCGCGGCATTTCAAGGCGCGCGCCAACATGACGATGTGGGAATTCCTCACGCTTGTGCGGATGACACTCGCCTGCGAACACTTGCGCCACAGTCGGGACAACGTCGGCGAGATCGGCGAGCGTGTCGGCTATCAATCCGAGGCAGCCTTTGGCAAAACGTTCAAACAGAAACTGGGGATGACTCCAGCGCAATACCGCCGAGCGCTCAACGACTCCGCTCAGCAGCCCATGCGAGCACGCCTTTCTCCGTAG
- a CDS encoding carboxymuconolactone decarboxylase family protein, with amino-acid sequence MLDWVEYRKELLGRIGELGRISPDTVKGYQVLSGAKTGSLDAKTRELIALAVAVTARCDGCITVHTAEALKHGATHEEMADALSVAVSVNAGAALVYSARVMDAVQAHEKT; translated from the coding sequence ATGCTGGATTGGGTCGAGTATCGGAAGGAACTGTTGGGGCGCATTGGCGAGTTGGGGCGAATCTCGCCGGATACGGTCAAGGGTTATCAGGTCCTGTCGGGTGCGAAGACCGGGAGCCTGGATGCCAAGACGCGCGAGTTGATCGCGCTGGCCGTGGCAGTGACGGCCCGATGCGACGGCTGCATCACCGTGCACACCGCCGAAGCGCTCAAGCACGGCGCCACCCACGAGGAGATGGCGGACGCGCTCAGCGTGGCGGTTTCAGTGAATGCCGGGGCGGCGCTGGTGTACTCGGCTCGGGTGATGGATGCGGTGCAGGCGCACGAGAAGACCTGA
- a CDS encoding SDR family oxidoreductase yields the protein MNVVITGANRGIGLELVRQCLARGDVVHAGVRAPRRATELAALVRGSSGRLQVHTLDVADEASVQAFAAALPGPVHLLINNAGVRSRPDALAELDSEDLIRTFQVNAMAALVVTVALLPQLRAAGGAKVANLSSNLGSITDNTWGGAYGYRMSKAALNMATRSLGHDLKEEGVLAFALSPGWVRTDMGGSEAPTAVDVSVTGLLGVLARLGIEDTGGFFDFEGHRLAW from the coding sequence ATGAACGTCGTCATCACTGGCGCCAACCGAGGCATTGGCCTCGAACTGGTGCGGCAATGCCTCGCTCGCGGTGACGTGGTGCATGCCGGGGTGCGAGCGCCCCGGCGGGCCACGGAGCTTGCCGCGCTCGTTCGGGGCTCCAGTGGCCGGCTCCAGGTCCACACGCTCGACGTGGCCGACGAGGCGAGTGTGCAGGCCTTCGCAGCGGCGCTCCCGGGCCCGGTGCACTTGCTCATCAACAATGCGGGGGTGCGAAGCCGTCCGGATGCCCTGGCGGAGCTGGACAGCGAGGACTTGATTCGGACCTTTCAGGTGAACGCGATGGCGGCGCTCGTCGTGACGGTGGCCCTGCTTCCGCAGTTGCGCGCCGCCGGTGGCGCGAAGGTGGCCAATCTCAGCTCAAACCTTGGCTCCATCACCGACAACACGTGGGGCGGTGCATACGGCTACCGCATGTCCAAGGCGGCGTTGAACATGGCCACTCGCTCGCTGGGGCACGACCTGAAGGAAGAGGGCGTCCTCGCGTTCGCTTTGAGTCCTGGCTGGGTGCGGACAGATATGGGGGGCAGTGAGGCGCCTACGGCCGTGGATGTCTCGGTGACGGGGCTGCTCGGCGTGCTCGCCCGTTTGGGCATCGAAGACACAGGGGGCTTCTTTGACTTCGAGGGCCATCGCCTCGCTTGGTGA
- a CDS encoding sigma-70 family RNA polymerase sigma factor: MHNQNELAERFDRSRERLHAMAARMLGSIDDAEDAVQETWLRASHADSGPILNLVGWLTTLLARVCLEMLRTRQRRAHAHAEPSEAEPAEVASEAPHPEEQFAWAESVGLALLVVLDRLGPAERVAFVLHDLFGLPFEQIATVVERTPVATKKLASRARHRVRGAPTVTGDELARRYAIVERFLHATRAGDAEALLAVLAPGVVRRADPLVLRAGAATEVHGAQRVIDETRLHTDRARFARVALVDGAPGAVIAPAGKLLLAIRLKFDGDHITAIDVIADPLRLRDLQLAVIPGLGAQSHLGEPEGLASPAGIQRPSRPPLTTV, translated from the coding sequence GTGCACAATCAGAATGAACTGGCCGAACGGTTCGACCGCTCGCGAGAGCGGCTGCACGCGATGGCAGCCCGGATGCTCGGGTCCATCGATGACGCGGAGGACGCGGTTCAAGAAACGTGGCTCAGGGCCAGCCACGCCGACAGCGGCCCCATCCTCAACCTGGTGGGCTGGCTGACGACCCTCCTCGCGCGAGTCTGCCTGGAGATGCTGCGCACGCGTCAGCGCCGAGCCCATGCGCACGCGGAGCCCAGCGAGGCGGAACCCGCGGAGGTCGCATCCGAAGCACCTCACCCCGAGGAGCAATTCGCCTGGGCCGAGTCCGTGGGGCTCGCGCTCCTCGTGGTCCTCGACCGACTTGGCCCCGCCGAGCGCGTTGCCTTCGTCCTCCACGACCTGTTTGGACTCCCCTTCGAGCAGATCGCCACCGTCGTCGAGCGCACGCCCGTCGCCACCAAGAAGCTGGCGAGTCGAGCCCGCCATCGCGTGCGGGGCGCACCCACTGTCACGGGCGATGAGCTGGCGCGGCGCTACGCCATCGTCGAGCGCTTCCTCCATGCCACCAGGGCAGGTGATGCCGAAGCGCTCCTCGCGGTGTTGGCCCCAGGAGTCGTGCGCCGCGCGGATCCCCTCGTGCTCCGAGCGGGCGCAGCCACCGAAGTACACGGAGCCCAGCGTGTCATCGACGAGACCCGGCTCCACACCGACCGAGCTCGGTTTGCCCGAGTGGCCCTCGTGGATGGAGCTCCCGGAGCAGTCATTGCGCCCGCGGGGAAGCTGCTGCTCGCCATTCGGCTCAAGTTCGACGGCGACCACATCACCGCCATCGACGTCATCGCGGATCCGCTCCGCCTGCGCGACCTGCAACTCGCGGTCATCCCTGGGCTCGGCGCCCAGAGCCATCTCGGCGAGCCCGAGGGCCTTGCGTCACCGGCAGGCATTCAGCGTCCGTCCCGCCCGCCCCTTACAACGGTGTAG
- a CDS encoding YihY/virulence factor BrkB family protein: MDGVSRWRAGKEASGSDSSPVETRGGGPTRRAQWRGVLASLRHEWKRNKLSNAAAALTFYGVLAIFPFLLFIVALAGLVIQPAQVQAIIGALGREVPPAFSQLLYAQLAQLTSMPSSRLLTFSALASVWSAAAGVVSLIEALNTAYGVTEGRPRWKVYGIALGMMLAAAILAVLAGLITVAAPALAARFGPPWTTLVGWLRLPIAALLMMMLWATLYSVLPDARQRFKLITPGSVVGVLVWLAASLGFSFYVSHFSTFGITYGALGGIIVLLLWMWISSLALVLGAEINAVLARHPDEAKR; the protein is encoded by the coding sequence ATGGACGGTGTGTCCCGCTGGCGAGCGGGGAAGGAAGCGTCCGGCTCGGACAGCAGCCCTGTCGAGACACGCGGAGGGGGGCCCACCAGACGGGCGCAGTGGAGGGGCGTTCTTGCGAGCCTGAGGCACGAGTGGAAGCGCAACAAGCTGAGCAACGCAGCGGCCGCCCTCACGTTCTACGGGGTCCTCGCCATCTTTCCCTTTCTGCTGTTCATCGTTGCCCTGGCGGGTCTCGTCATCCAACCCGCGCAAGTGCAAGCGATCATCGGCGCGCTGGGGCGCGAAGTGCCTCCTGCGTTCAGCCAGCTCCTCTACGCGCAACTGGCGCAACTCACCTCGATGCCCAGCAGTCGGTTGCTCACGTTCAGCGCACTGGCCTCGGTATGGTCGGCGGCGGCGGGTGTGGTGAGCCTCATCGAGGCGCTCAACACGGCCTACGGCGTGACGGAGGGCCGCCCGCGTTGGAAGGTCTATGGGATAGCGCTTGGGATGATGCTGGCGGCAGCCATCCTGGCAGTGCTCGCCGGGCTCATCACCGTGGCGGCCCCAGCCCTCGCCGCCCGGTTCGGACCGCCATGGACGACGCTCGTTGGCTGGCTGCGGCTGCCCATCGCCGCGCTCCTGATGATGATGCTCTGGGCAACCCTCTACTCCGTGCTCCCGGATGCTCGACAGCGATTCAAACTCATCACCCCTGGCTCCGTCGTTGGAGTGCTCGTCTGGCTCGCCGCTTCGCTGGGCTTCTCCTTCTATGTGTCCCACTTCAGCACCTTCGGCATCACCTATGGCGCCTTGGGGGGCATCATCGTCCTGCTCCTATGGATGTGGATCTCCTCGCTCGCGCTGGTACTGGGCGCTGAGATCAACGCCGTCCTCGCTCGGCATCCCGATGAAGCAAAGCGTTGA
- a CDS encoding AI-2E family transporter: MPSREPSGRQFSQVSSKTVFTVCFTALAVTALAYFILKTTVSLVLTVGAVMVAIALDHAVKLLTRRGLRRSLAIAVVVVGLIAVGVGLGLLVIPPAIRQGRALVAEAPMLWEKVQHTRFFMALNARFDVQEQLRQESQGATGAMNLNPVISAVGGILRVLGGLVTLLFLTIFVLVFGPDLKNSVLEELELESQERYARIVANIYRSVGGYLEGLLGICSLNALVTTVFLAITRMPFFLPLGLLSGASSLVPYAGPLVVGSMITLLALMTGGLWKGVATAVYFVLYGQLEGNVLGPLVYRRTAHVNPLVTLLSIVFLAEFMGVAGAVIAVPLAAVAQVVVRELLTLRRTRQAQRAAVDSVEKS; encoded by the coding sequence ATGCCCTCTCGTGAACCGTCGGGCCGGCAGTTCTCCCAGGTGAGTTCCAAGACGGTCTTCACCGTGTGCTTCACGGCCCTGGCCGTCACGGCGCTGGCGTATTTCATCCTGAAGACCACGGTCTCGCTGGTGCTCACCGTCGGCGCGGTGATGGTGGCCATTGCGTTGGACCATGCCGTCAAGTTGCTGACCCGGCGAGGGCTGAGGCGCTCCCTGGCGATTGCCGTCGTGGTCGTCGGGCTGATTGCCGTCGGGGTAGGGCTGGGCCTCCTGGTCATCCCTCCGGCGATTCGCCAAGGGCGTGCGCTGGTGGCCGAGGCCCCAATGCTCTGGGAGAAGGTGCAACACACCCGGTTCTTCATGGCGCTCAACGCCCGGTTCGATGTCCAGGAGCAGCTTCGCCAGGAGAGCCAAGGCGCGACGGGGGCAATGAATCTCAATCCCGTGATTTCCGCGGTCGGCGGCATCCTCCGTGTGCTCGGCGGGCTGGTGACGCTGCTGTTCTTGACGATCTTCGTCCTGGTCTTCGGTCCCGACCTCAAGAACAGCGTGTTGGAGGAACTGGAGCTCGAGAGCCAGGAGCGCTACGCGCGGATCGTCGCGAACATCTACCGCTCCGTGGGCGGATACCTCGAGGGGCTGTTGGGCATCTGCTCGCTCAACGCATTGGTGACGACCGTCTTCCTGGCAATCACCCGGATGCCTTTCTTCCTCCCGCTGGGGTTGTTGAGCGGCGCTTCGAGCCTGGTCCCATACGCCGGGCCCTTGGTCGTGGGCTCGATGATTACGCTGCTGGCCCTGATGACGGGCGGGCTGTGGAAGGGCGTGGCGACGGCCGTCTACTTCGTCCTCTACGGACAGCTGGAGGGGAACGTCCTCGGGCCGCTGGTGTACCGCCGCACCGCGCACGTGAACCCGCTGGTGACGCTGCTCTCCATCGTGTTCCTCGCGGAGTTCATGGGCGTCGCGGGAGCGGTGATTGCGGTCCCGCTCGCTGCGGTGGCTCAAGTCGTGGTGCGTGAACTCCTCACCTTGCGCAGAACGCGGCAAGCGCAGAGAGCCGCTGTGGACTCGGTCGAGAAGTCATGA